One stretch of Saccharopolyspora erythraea DNA includes these proteins:
- a CDS encoding PASTA domain-containing protein has protein sequence MAGVSRELDYDGSPVVVPDVVGLAPADAIAAADAAGVPIVAAGPGDEPRPLRDDRGPVVRQRPPAGERLGAANWLVAWTEP, from the coding sequence ATGGCCGGGGTGTCCCGCGAACTCGACTACGACGGGTCGCCCGTCGTCGTGCCCGACGTCGTCGGGCTGGCACCGGCCGACGCGATCGCCGCGGCCGACGCGGCGGGCGTCCCCATCGTCGCCGCAGGTCCGGGCGACGAGCCCCGCCCGCTGCGGGACGACCGCGGTCCCGTGGTCCGCCAGCGTCCGCCTGCCGGGGAGCGGCTCGGCGCGGCGAACTGGCTCGTGGCCTGGACCGAGCCGTAG
- a CDS encoding TNT domain-containing protein: protein MITGTPGWATWGSVDGQLRRLEAVPGAGLRADGEPVEPERVERAFVDHLPVPASRCPTFPQPAGYGPATEPVLRVDVEAELAGALHRLAPEGWQRVSLSCAALGERIAVSATAVVGGAELSWIAPHELVEWLRRHRVLTYTPDTGAWSNLVVEVADGGERAFAPDHEPPRWPRETGDEREYFDELRHLPRTGAPEWLLAPAIRYHREQLVSAAELPGPVRMAPLFDGRDSEGRPQVFRPVITASEKAMLAEYLWNGHVVLSARSTSEDEVDPSRPPEVPKVFCTDGVWAWPLSMAHYLEHHDITPPAEFLDHVRRHAHRVPSSVAAHAIDQAKALVLGTDAYSVDGGYTENTVELIRRRIASLGISRRFYSTDGPLEGGWSMVREADGWWSVYCVDEGVRKDESRFPIVAEAGAHLIGCLTLTLERFLRTPEEELADYECMIRPSEVDPPLTAFDRKTVFMLPAGAEVDRFGPSEGNTVFVAGTTLPQRSMPVHAPPGEYRRFRVTTGFEVVSAVVRPDHGQVGGGTAYFLPLTVADLVRDGWLAPV from the coding sequence GTGATCACCGGTACGCCGGGCTGGGCCACCTGGGGTTCGGTCGATGGGCAGCTGCGCAGGCTGGAGGCGGTCCCGGGCGCCGGGCTGCGCGCTGACGGCGAGCCCGTCGAGCCCGAGCGCGTCGAGCGGGCCTTCGTCGACCACCTCCCGGTGCCGGCTTCCCGCTGCCCGACGTTCCCGCAGCCCGCGGGGTACGGACCGGCCACCGAGCCCGTGCTGCGCGTCGACGTCGAGGCCGAGCTCGCCGGCGCGCTACACCGTCTCGCGCCGGAGGGCTGGCAGCGCGTGTCGCTGTCCTGCGCGGCGCTGGGCGAGCGGATCGCGGTGAGCGCGACCGCCGTCGTCGGTGGTGCGGAGCTGTCCTGGATCGCTCCACACGAGCTGGTCGAGTGGCTGCGGCGGCACCGCGTCCTCACCTACACCCCCGACACCGGTGCGTGGAGCAACCTCGTTGTCGAGGTCGCCGACGGCGGCGAGCGGGCGTTCGCCCCGGACCACGAGCCGCCGCGGTGGCCGCGCGAGACCGGCGACGAGCGCGAGTACTTCGACGAGCTGCGGCACCTGCCCCGCACCGGCGCGCCCGAGTGGCTGCTCGCCCCTGCGATCCGCTACCACCGCGAGCAGCTGGTGTCGGCGGCGGAGCTGCCCGGGCCGGTCCGGATGGCACCGCTGTTCGACGGCCGCGACTCCGAAGGGCGCCCGCAGGTCTTCCGGCCGGTGATCACCGCCTCGGAGAAGGCGATGCTGGCCGAGTACCTGTGGAACGGCCACGTCGTGCTGTCGGCGCGCAGCACGTCGGAGGACGAGGTCGACCCCTCCCGCCCGCCGGAGGTGCCCAAGGTGTTCTGCACCGACGGCGTCTGGGCGTGGCCGCTGTCGATGGCCCATTACCTGGAGCACCACGACATCACCCCGCCCGCCGAGTTCCTCGACCACGTCCGCCGCCACGCCCACCGCGTTCCGAGCAGCGTCGCCGCGCACGCGATCGACCAGGCCAAGGCGCTGGTCCTGGGCACCGACGCCTACTCGGTCGACGGCGGGTACACAGAGAACACAGTCGAGCTGATCCGGAGGCGGATCGCCAGCCTGGGCATCTCCCGGCGCTTCTACAGCACCGACGGTCCGCTGGAGGGCGGCTGGAGCATGGTGCGCGAGGCCGACGGGTGGTGGTCGGTGTACTGCGTGGACGAGGGCGTCCGCAAGGACGAGTCGCGCTTCCCGATCGTCGCCGAGGCCGGTGCGCACCTGATCGGCTGCTTGACCCTGACCCTGGAGCGCTTCCTGCGCACGCCGGAGGAGGAGCTGGCCGACTACGAGTGCATGATCCGGCCGAGCGAGGTCGACCCGCCGCTGACCGCCTTCGACCGCAAGACGGTCTTCATGCTCCCGGCAGGCGCCGAGGTGGACCGGTTCGGGCCGTCGGAGGGCAACACCGTCTTCGTGGCGGGCACCACGCTGCCGCAGCGGTCGATGCCCGTGCACGCGCCGCCCGGCGAGTACCGCAGGTTCCGGGTGACCACCGGGTTCGAGGTGGTCTCGGCGGTGGTCCGGCCGGACCACGGCCAGGTCGGTGGTGGCACCGCCTACTTCCTGCCGCTGACGGTCGCCGACCTGGTGCGGGACGGCTGGCTCGCCCCGGTGTGA
- a CDS encoding ADP-ribosylglycohydrolase family protein, with protein MTDARPAGSEPPRLTWADRFRGAMLGGAVGDALGAGVRDMSTGEIQGWFGPQGVTEFIPVFGRRGAVSDVTQLSVFTLDALLRAKAADPAGSAQPPTPHVLANYLRWLFTQGVPWEYAMSAYVRSEPEPTGWLLQRQELYSTRNPAGNAIALLGRMAMRSPYGPDGMLYPPTTNPGLIDTAAWAAPAMVWSESPQLVYSVAAGITTLFTTGVDAQHAAGMHSDVLAQLIRGVPLWDAAAEADGKRLGVAFPAAWMPADVRRTVHAAMFAGTRGRRPEPGQLDIEFDTAHKPGELGIALASVGCTSDFADAVRVAVNQSADSSVTGALAGQLAGALYGPEAIPSHWLEQLDLRDIIEQLCADASEAFAPPPVPRWAQRYVDERSPGYGGPLELTASMPAVDAEAAVETTMVLPPIGSDDVVPAADAADGAPGRFAAVVEEPVERRDAAPEPGLVGTAFAPEESRVGFAPDQEDWQADAAAAPWDLQAGAAFGDGPAYQEDGRAGAVFASDDRQPGETAGREGPQVGVVGGWEDPHSGVAAVREDFEPASVWQPPAVPESFAETPSGGDRHAEERTGFDPQPVTGPFRDWTRQDAGVAGAGVPTFPEPEPRIPEPGDHEPRSFLPPEPEPRTGAETAQASAGDFDEELADAVRAHGEDLHGFETPGTTSAPADGFGDEEDEDGAEESAADDQDGPAVDDEEPSLADEPLADEALADGTLADGTLADDARAAEPPIYDPDEGLPAQSASVGELTGVEDPADNWKSEARAGTFPAAIGAEASAPEVVESPVLAERRLAAVTTHTTYAASDVAEDEAEDTANDDLNDVEDETADSDAAPASVDEPTTAPADETHEPTTPEAAPAAHTEPATPVELVPAPAEPPVAAESGAAPAIASGGHAKPEAPEYVAPSLTERVLGSFLGGALGDSFGSDLEFISADEITARFGPQGPRGLRTAYGVRGAITDDTQMTLFTAEGLIRGSVAQRTLGADDPLPEVQLAYQRWLHTQGVAWKSAAGPFVAEHPAPDGWLVEVPGLFSTRGPGKTVFRALAGFGDGHPAGSFTEKINDSKGCGGVMRAAPVALYSASPAEVFELAARTAALTHSHPAGFHSAGALAVIVQQALLGRSLDDGVWLALQVLETWEDHDETTAMLKLAVELAERGVPTPQQLEEVLGGGWVGEEALGIAVCAALVGGDDVELALRVAAHHSGDSDSTAAICGNIVGALLGVGALPVDWLADLELRDVVEQIALDCVAEFGVGAFQPDADESARPADEDWSERYPVRPPRSARPATPSAAGEFPTRRMRAVSLDEPDQQRSQEPGPRRSQEPVAEFPAPKPAPRRINGVMPRATRLEGDDE; from the coding sequence ATGACCGACGCTCGACCGGCCGGGTCCGAACCACCGCGGCTCACCTGGGCCGACCGCTTCCGCGGCGCGATGCTCGGGGGCGCCGTCGGCGACGCGCTCGGCGCCGGGGTCCGCGACATGTCGACCGGTGAGATCCAGGGCTGGTTCGGCCCGCAGGGCGTCACCGAGTTCATCCCCGTCTTCGGGCGGCGGGGCGCGGTCAGCGACGTCACGCAGCTGAGCGTGTTCACCCTCGACGCGCTGCTGCGCGCCAAGGCCGCCGACCCGGCCGGCTCGGCGCAGCCGCCGACACCGCACGTGCTGGCGAATTACCTGCGGTGGCTGTTCACCCAGGGCGTGCCGTGGGAGTACGCGATGTCGGCGTACGTGCGCTCCGAACCCGAACCGACCGGGTGGCTGCTGCAGCGCCAGGAGCTCTACTCCACCCGCAACCCCGCCGGCAACGCGATCGCGCTGCTGGGGCGGATGGCGATGCGCTCGCCCTACGGTCCCGACGGCATGCTGTACCCGCCGACGACGAACCCGGGCCTGATCGACACCGCGGCCTGGGCGGCACCGGCGATGGTGTGGTCGGAGTCCCCGCAGCTGGTGTACTCGGTGGCGGCCGGCATCACGACGCTGTTCACCACCGGTGTGGACGCCCAGCACGCCGCCGGGATGCACAGCGACGTCCTCGCGCAGCTCATCCGCGGTGTGCCGCTGTGGGACGCCGCCGCGGAGGCAGACGGCAAGCGCCTCGGCGTGGCGTTCCCGGCGGCCTGGATGCCCGCCGACGTCCGCCGCACCGTGCACGCGGCGATGTTCGCGGGCACCCGCGGCCGCAGGCCGGAGCCGGGGCAGCTGGACATCGAGTTCGACACCGCCCACAAGCCGGGGGAGCTCGGGATCGCGCTGGCCTCGGTCGGCTGCACCTCGGACTTCGCCGACGCGGTGCGGGTCGCGGTCAACCAGTCCGCCGACAGCTCGGTCACCGGCGCGCTCGCCGGGCAGCTCGCGGGTGCGCTGTACGGGCCGGAGGCGATCCCCTCCCACTGGCTCGAGCAGCTCGACCTGCGCGACATCATCGAGCAGCTGTGCGCGGACGCCTCGGAGGCGTTCGCGCCGCCGCCGGTGCCCAGGTGGGCGCAGCGCTACGTCGACGAGCGCAGCCCGGGTTACGGCGGTCCCCTCGAACTGACCGCGTCGATGCCCGCGGTGGACGCCGAAGCCGCGGTCGAGACGACGATGGTGCTGCCTCCGATCGGTTCCGACGACGTCGTGCCGGCCGCCGACGCCGCTGACGGGGCACCTGGCCGGTTCGCCGCCGTGGTGGAAGAGCCCGTGGAGCGGCGCGACGCAGCGCCCGAGCCGGGTCTGGTCGGTACCGCCTTCGCTCCGGAGGAGTCGCGGGTGGGCTTCGCCCCTGACCAGGAGGACTGGCAGGCGGATGCGGCCGCCGCCCCCTGGGACTTGCAGGCGGGCGCCGCCTTCGGGGACGGGCCCGCCTACCAGGAGGACGGGCGGGCCGGTGCGGTCTTCGCCTCGGACGACCGGCAGCCCGGCGAAACCGCCGGCCGCGAAGGTCCGCAGGTCGGAGTGGTCGGTGGCTGGGAAGACCCGCACTCTGGTGTGGCTGCCGTCCGCGAGGACTTCGAGCCGGCGAGCGTTTGGCAGCCGCCCGCGGTGCCGGAGTCGTTCGCCGAGACGCCGTCCGGCGGCGACCGGCACGCGGAGGAGCGGACGGGGTTCGACCCGCAGCCGGTGACCGGCCCGTTCCGCGACTGGACGCGGCAGGACGCCGGTGTCGCGGGCGCCGGTGTGCCCACCTTCCCGGAGCCGGAACCGCGGATCCCGGAGCCGGGCGACCACGAGCCGCGGTCCTTCCTGCCGCCGGAGCCGGAACCTCGCACCGGCGCGGAAACCGCGCAGGCGTCGGCCGGAGACTTCGACGAGGAGCTGGCGGACGCCGTGCGCGCACACGGCGAAGACCTTCACGGTTTCGAAACACCGGGGACGACCTCGGCTCCCGCCGACGGCTTCGGCGATGAAGAGGACGAGGACGGCGCGGAGGAGTCCGCTGCCGACGATCAGGACGGCCCGGCCGTCGACGACGAGGAACCGTCACTCGCGGACGAACCACTCGCTGACGAAGCGCTCGCGGACGGAACGCTTGCGGACGGAACGCTTGCGGATGACGCGCGCGCGGCCGAACCGCCCATCTACGACCCGGACGAGGGGCTGCCCGCCCAGTCCGCGTCCGTTGGGGAGCTGACCGGCGTCGAGGACCCCGCCGACAACTGGAAGTCGGAGGCCAGGGCCGGGACGTTCCCGGCTGCGATCGGCGCCGAAGCGTCCGCTCCGGAAGTCGTGGAGAGCCCGGTCCTTGCCGAGCGGCGGCTTGCGGCGGTCACGACCCACACGACCTACGCCGCATCGGACGTCGCCGAGGACGAGGCGGAAGACACCGCGAACGACGACCTGAACGACGTCGAAGACGAAACCGCCGACTCGGATGCGGCCCCGGCGTCGGTCGACGAGCCGACCACCGCGCCCGCGGACGAAACCCACGAGCCCACCACCCCGGAAGCGGCGCCAGCCGCACACACCGAACCGGCCACCCCCGTCGAACTCGTCCCGGCTCCGGCCGAACCGCCGGTCGCCGCCGAGAGCGGCGCCGCTCCGGCGATCGCCTCCGGCGGCCACGCCAAGCCGGAAGCCCCCGAGTACGTGGCGCCGTCGCTGACCGAGCGCGTGCTGGGCAGCTTCCTCGGCGGCGCGCTGGGCGACTCGTTCGGTTCCGACCTGGAGTTCATCTCCGCCGACGAGATCACCGCGCGGTTCGGCCCACAGGGGCCCCGCGGGCTGCGCACCGCCTACGGCGTGCGGGGCGCCATCACCGACGACACGCAGATGACCCTGTTCACGGCCGAGGGCCTGATCCGCGGCAGCGTCGCCCAGCGCACGCTGGGCGCCGACGACCCGCTCCCCGAGGTGCAGCTGGCCTACCAGCGCTGGCTGCACACCCAGGGCGTGGCGTGGAAGTCGGCGGCGGGCCCGTTCGTCGCCGAGCACCCGGCACCGGACGGCTGGCTCGTCGAGGTCCCCGGCCTGTTCAGCACCCGCGGGCCGGGCAAGACCGTGTTCCGCGCGCTCGCCGGTTTCGGCGACGGCCATCCCGCGGGTTCGTTCACCGAGAAGATCAACGACTCGAAGGGCTGCGGCGGGGTCATGCGGGCCGCCCCGGTCGCGCTGTACTCGGCGTCGCCGGCCGAGGTGTTCGAGCTGGCCGCCCGCACCGCCGCGCTGACCCACAGCCACCCGGCAGGCTTCCACTCCGCGGGTGCGCTGGCCGTGATCGTCCAGCAGGCGCTGCTGGGCAGGAGCCTGGACGACGGCGTGTGGCTGGCCCTGCAGGTGCTGGAGACCTGGGAGGACCACGACGAGACCACCGCGATGCTCAAGCTCGCGGTCGAGCTGGCCGAGCGCGGGGTGCCGACCCCGCAGCAGCTGGAGGAGGTCCTCGGCGGCGGCTGGGTCGGCGAGGAGGCGCTGGGCATCGCGGTCTGCGCCGCGCTGGTCGGCGGCGACGACGTCGAGCTGGCGCTGCGGGTCGCCGCGCACCACTCCGGTGACAGCGACTCGACGGCCGCGATCTGCGGCAACATCGTCGGCGCGCTGCTCGGCGTGGGGGCGCTGCCGGTGGACTGGCTGGCCGACCTGGAGCTGCGCGACGTCGTGGAGCAGATCGCGCTGGACTGCGTCGCCGAGTTCGGTGTCGGGGCCTTCCAGCCCGACGCCGACGAGTCGGCCCGGCCCGCGGACGAGGACTGGAGCGAGCGCTACCCGGTCCGCCCGCCGCGGTCGGCCCGGCCGGCCACCCCGTCGGCGGCGGGCGAGTTCCCGACCCGCCGCATGCGTGCGGTGTCGCTGGACGAGCCGGACCAGCAGCGGTCGCAGGAGCCGGGTCCGCGCCGGTCGCAGGAGCCGGTCGCGGAGTTCCCCGCGCCGAAGCCCGCGCCGCGGCGGATCAACGGCGTGATGCCGCGGGCGACGAGGTTGGAGGGGGACGACGAGTGA
- a CDS encoding type VII secretion system-associated protein, with product MTDRPPIHAITPEMRAAAKQTPDSWHYVIDPFFDPNGEVPAWGIAGWYRIGPDGEFDENFQPNPQYRPSPVAMGFRAPRTELEMLVQLTATGYGSEDRLAEKLVEGTVLAAADEKGTGVAVVDRGDGPANVIVYSSPHLVPETAKTVELSGRTLATMSAQVEIVLDPSSPVSVRLPLGALQSWGDRAANRDPDGAAPDTAGSDAPWGTFPLAFLFGLVHGGSAGVAAGAVATSEPSQDVSEPTVFRRAVHWRTRSGIDPFVEQTVRGIELLISLSTARRQGVELELQEVRLPTDDSTLPRLDWAVSFCAGLAMSPETHSAGEKLELVLAMSRQWDLDEEARVTAAAHTAMLHRIVSGDPFGRALFALIEALRARPEPAAQRLRALLSRTAFEFPAAGAADVLDETRVSALVGDGFSVAELFNAAVAAVRGTASFTSSLRVVARAAANAPLLGLLTGQLSGVLRSSNDVMLDLEDEDDAAASSSPDPDPRGQVFVDFGMEFEDGPRTERWDDAEWRRRFPVPSRLDAGTAHVVQQGASDRPPQPNAHERFLGSMLAGAMGDALGYAIEFNDIEMIRRHHGPDGVTGPVLRDGLAHISDDTQMMLFTLEGLIRAHVARRIKPVDSDPVPEVQHAYQRWYHTQNQPWERAAGPYARHLAQPDGWLVTNRELFSPRAPGNTCMSALANFAQTHQHATPRHRINDSKGCGGVMRAAPVAVWSNDPAEVFKAAVDTAALTHSHPSGFLSAGVLAVVVHQLIRSVPLADSVRVARELLIRWPEHEEQLRSLDAAVDLGGRGPVSPEELKQTLGEGWVGEEALAIGLYAVLATGDLPSALLLSVNHSGDSDSTGIVCGNIAGAIYGNQAIPPEWLEKLELHDVIHTLARDALAEFSPGAPTDPAWSRRYPAW from the coding sequence ATGACGGACAGGCCCCCGATCCACGCCATCACGCCGGAGATGCGAGCTGCCGCGAAGCAGACGCCGGACTCGTGGCACTACGTGATCGACCCGTTTTTCGACCCGAACGGTGAGGTGCCCGCGTGGGGGATCGCGGGTTGGTACCGGATCGGGCCGGACGGCGAGTTCGACGAGAACTTCCAGCCGAACCCGCAGTACCGGCCCTCCCCGGTAGCCATGGGGTTCCGGGCACCACGCACCGAGCTGGAAATGTTGGTGCAGCTCACCGCCACCGGCTACGGATCGGAAGACAGGCTTGCCGAGAAGCTCGTCGAAGGCACGGTGCTCGCTGCCGCCGACGAGAAGGGCACCGGGGTCGCGGTCGTCGATCGAGGCGACGGCCCCGCCAACGTCATCGTCTACAGCTCCCCGCATCTGGTTCCCGAAACGGCGAAGACCGTCGAGCTGTCGGGGCGGACCCTCGCGACGATGTCCGCGCAGGTGGAGATCGTGCTCGACCCGTCGAGCCCGGTATCCGTGCGGTTGCCGCTGGGCGCTCTCCAGAGCTGGGGCGATCGGGCCGCCAACCGCGATCCCGATGGAGCGGCACCCGACACCGCTGGCAGCGACGCGCCGTGGGGCACCTTTCCGCTGGCGTTCCTCTTCGGCTTGGTCCACGGCGGCAGCGCCGGGGTAGCGGCTGGTGCCGTTGCCACGTCGGAGCCGTCGCAAGACGTCAGCGAGCCGACCGTTTTCCGGCGCGCTGTCCATTGGCGGACCAGATCGGGCATCGACCCGTTCGTCGAGCAGACCGTGCGCGGTATCGAACTGCTGATCTCCCTGAGCACAGCGCGACGCCAGGGGGTGGAGCTCGAGCTGCAAGAGGTCCGTTTACCCACCGACGATTCCACATTGCCTCGTCTGGATTGGGCTGTGTCGTTCTGCGCGGGTCTCGCCATGTCACCGGAGACCCACAGCGCAGGCGAGAAGCTGGAGCTGGTCCTCGCCATGTCGAGGCAGTGGGACCTCGACGAGGAAGCACGGGTGACGGCCGCCGCGCACACCGCGATGCTGCACAGGATCGTTTCCGGCGATCCGTTCGGCCGCGCCTTGTTCGCGCTGATCGAGGCTCTTCGCGCGCGTCCGGAGCCGGCTGCCCAGCGGTTGCGCGCGTTGCTTTCGCGTACGGCGTTCGAGTTCCCCGCCGCCGGCGCCGCGGACGTTCTCGACGAGACGCGGGTGTCGGCCCTGGTGGGCGACGGATTCTCGGTGGCGGAGTTGTTCAACGCCGCCGTGGCGGCGGTACGGGGCACCGCATCGTTCACGAGCTCACTGCGCGTCGTCGCACGAGCCGCGGCGAATGCCCCCCTGCTGGGACTGCTCACCGGGCAGTTGTCGGGAGTTCTGCGCTCGTCGAACGATGTGATGTTGGACCTTGAGGACGAGGACGACGCCGCAGCATCGAGTTCGCCGGATCCTGACCCTCGTGGACAGGTGTTCGTGGACTTCGGGATGGAGTTCGAGGACGGGCCGCGGACCGAACGGTGGGACGACGCCGAGTGGCGTCGACGCTTCCCCGTCCCTTCCCGTCTCGATGCCGGTACGGCGCATGTTGTGCAGCAGGGTGCGAGCGACCGACCACCGCAGCCCAATGCCCACGAGCGGTTCCTCGGGAGCATGCTGGCCGGGGCGATGGGGGACGCGCTGGGGTATGCGATCGAGTTCAACGACATCGAGATGATCCGGCGGCACCACGGGCCGGACGGGGTGACCGGGCCGGTGTTGCGGGACGGGCTCGCCCACATCTCCGACGACACCCAGATGATGCTGTTCACGCTCGAAGGGCTGATCCGGGCGCATGTGGCGCGGCGGATCAAGCCGGTCGACAGCGATCCGGTGCCCGAGGTGCAGCACGCCTACCAGCGCTGGTACCACACGCAGAACCAGCCGTGGGAGCGGGCGGCAGGCCCCTACGCGCGGCACCTGGCGCAGCCGGACGGGTGGCTGGTCACCAACCGCGAGCTGTTCAGCCCGCGGGCGCCGGGCAACACCTGCATGTCGGCCCTGGCGAACTTCGCGCAGACGCACCAGCACGCCACGCCGCGGCACCGGATCAACGACTCCAAGGGCTGTGGCGGCGTCATGCGCGCCGCGCCGGTGGCGGTGTGGTCCAACGACCCGGCCGAGGTGTTCAAGGCCGCCGTCGACACCGCCGCCCTGACCCACAGCCACCCCAGCGGGTTCCTCTCCGCGGGCGTGCTCGCCGTCGTCGTGCACCAGCTGATCCGGTCCGTGCCGCTGGCAGACAGCGTGCGCGTCGCCCGGGAGCTGCTGATCCGCTGGCCCGAGCACGAAGAGCAGCTGCGGTCGCTGGACGCGGCAGTGGACCTTGGCGGCAGGGGCCCGGTGTCGCCGGAGGAGCTGAAGCAGACCCTCGGCGAGGGCTGGGTCGGTGAGGAGGCGCTCGCCATCGGGCTCTACGCCGTCCTGGCCACCGGCGATCTGCCGAGCGCACTCCTCTTGTCGGTGAACCACTCGGGGGACTCCGACTCCACCGGCATCGTGTGCGGCAACATTGCGGGGGCGATCTACGGAAACCAGGCCATTCCTCCGGAGTGGCTTGAAAAGCTGGAACTGCACGACGTGATCCACACCCTGGCGCGGGACGCGCTGGCCGAGTTCAGCCCCGGTGCGCCGACCGACCCGGCGTGGAGCAGGCGTTACCCCGCTTGGTGA